CCCGCCGAAAAGGGTGAGGAGCTGCGCGGCGAGAGCCCGGCTCGCGGTGGCGAGCTGTTCCGGCTGAACTGCGCGTCCTGTCACAACTTCACCGGTGCCGGAGGCGCGCTGTCGGAGGGCAAGTACGCCCCGCCGCTGGCCCCGGCCACCGAGGAGCAGCTGTACACCGCGATGCTCACCGGCCCGCAGAACATGCCGAAGTTCTCCGACCGGCAGCTCACGCCGGAAGAGAAGAAGGACATCATCGCGTACGTCAAGTCGGTGTCGGACGGCAACAACAACCCGGGCGGCAACGGCCTGAACGGGTTCGGGCCGGCCTCCGAGGGCGTCATCGCGTGGATCGTGGGGATCGCCGCGCTGGTCGGTGTGACCCTCTGGATTGGATCGAGGGCTTAGCGCATGAGTAGCGGCGAAGAGCCGAAGCCGCCGACCGAGGCGGAACTGGCGGACATGGACCGCGACCAGCTGGTGAAGCTGGGTACCAACCTGGACGGCGTCGAGCTGGTCCACTACGAGGACAAGTGGCCGGTCAAGGGCACCAAGGCGGAGAAGCGCGCCGAGCGCTCGGTGGCCATCTGGTTCCTGATCTCCGCGTTGTCCGGGCTCGGCTTCGTGGTGTCACTGATCTGGTGGCCGTGGCAGTACAAGTCGCCGACCGACGAGACCGGGCACTTCTGGTACTCGCTCTACACCCCGATGCTGGGGATCACCCTCGGCCTCGCGGTGCTCGCGCTGGCCGTCGGCGTACTGCTCTACACGAAGAAGTTCATCCCGGACGAGATCGCGGTGCAGGAGCGCGGTGACGGCGGGTCCAAGGAGGTCGACAAGGCGACGATCGTCGCCCAGCTGGCCGACGCGGGCAACCGCAGCACCATCGCGCGCCGCTCGGCGATCAAGCGCAGCGTCGGCCTCGGCGCCGGCGCGCTGGGCCTGGCCACCGTCGCGCTGCCGCTCGCGTCGTTCATCCGCGACCCGTGGAAGGACACCGAGAACCGCGACTCCCTGTGGCACACCGGCTGGCAGCCGAACTACCCGGGTGAGGTCGTCTACCTGCGACGGCACACCGCGCACCTCGGCCACGAGCCGGAGGAGCCCTCGCTGGTGCGCCCGGAGGACCTCGAAGCGGGCGCGATGGAGACGGTGTTCCCGTTCCGCGAGTCCGAGCGCGGCAACCACGAGCTGCTGGCCAAGGCG
The genomic region above belongs to Amycolatopsis sp. YIM 10 and contains:
- a CDS encoding ubiquinol-cytochrome c reductase iron-sulfur subunit — its product is MSSGEEPKPPTEAELADMDRDQLVKLGTNLDGVELVHYEDKWPVKGTKAEKRAERSVAIWFLISALSGLGFVVSLIWWPWQYKSPTDETGHFWYSLYTPMLGITLGLAVLALAVGVLLYTKKFIPDEIAVQERGDGGSKEVDKATIVAQLADAGNRSTIARRSAIKRSVGLGAGALGLATVALPLASFIRDPWKDTENRDSLWHTGWQPNYPGEVVYLRRHTAHLGHEPEEPSLVRPEDLEAGAMETVFPFRESERGNHELLAKALKRSDNPVMLIRLRPADAARVVKREGQEDFNFGDFYAYTKICSHVGCPTSLYEQRTNRILCPCHQSQFDALHYAKPVFGPATRALAQLPITVNEEGYFVARGDFIEAVGPGFWERKS